One window of Bacteroidota bacterium genomic DNA carries:
- the infB gene encoding translation initiation factor IF-2 — protein sequence EEPSAIGTPEESQDAVVEVATPEALGDPDESAADADAGDGVAEASMSEADAEADQPVAEAADVQPTSTSELEADAAAKVDEPSDVDPEAELADGATESGDVGTDPDAEVEGEGKLDGELDEQGVLRADRFELTGTKVIGKIDLSSMDLGRSRRKRKRKGGTEASSDDRNAKSASTKSKSKKRGKRGPVVNEEEVESNLQETLNQIQQGASRARQKRRRERRDQRAAEREAAEARMEEEQSLLRLMEFISTGELADLMGVPVNEVIQKGFSNGLMISINQRLDADTIVLLADEFDMDVEFLSDLDEVDVDIEEDSEEDLLGRSPVVTIMGHVDHGKTSLLDYIRSANVVAGEAGGITQHIGAYKVDVGEVGDGREIAFLDTPGHEAFTAMRARGAQVTDIVILVVAADDEVMPQTIEAISHARAAGVPLVVALNKIDKPDANPDRILQQLSDQNVLVEQYGGSVQCEYVSAITGEGVDTLLERVLIEAELLDLKANPDREALGTIIESRLDKGRGVVSTVLVQNGTLRTGDAYVAGTNSGRVRAMFNERDQRVEIAGPSTPVLVLGWDGQPDVGDRFLVREDEREARDIASKRQQLQREQAMHQSKHVSLAELSRRMALGQLTSLNLIIKGDVGGSVEALADSLMKIQSDEVVVDIIHTGVGAISESDVMLAAASDAIILGFQVRPMANARLAAEREEIDIRTYSVIYDAIQDVRDALEGLLSPEEKEIVLGSVEIRETFRIPKVGTIAGCYVLDGKIRRSDRVRLVRDGVVVYTGNIGSLKRFKDDVREVAAGYECGLNIDGFNDIKVGDQIEVFEIVEEKRQLAV from the coding sequence CCGAAGAGCCCAGTGCGATCGGGACTCCCGAAGAGTCGCAGGACGCCGTCGTCGAGGTTGCCACACCCGAGGCGCTCGGTGACCCAGACGAGTCCGCGGCTGACGCTGATGCCGGCGATGGCGTCGCTGAAGCTTCCATGTCGGAAGCTGATGCCGAGGCGGACCAGCCTGTTGCTGAGGCTGCCGACGTCCAGCCTACGTCTACGTCTGAGTTGGAGGCTGACGCCGCCGCCAAGGTTGACGAGCCATCCGACGTTGACCCCGAGGCTGAGCTTGCTGACGGCGCGACCGAGAGCGGTGACGTGGGTACAGACCCCGACGCAGAGGTTGAGGGCGAAGGCAAACTCGATGGTGAGCTTGACGAGCAAGGCGTGCTCCGCGCTGATCGGTTTGAGCTGACTGGGACCAAAGTGATCGGCAAGATTGACCTCTCGTCGATGGACCTCGGCCGCAGCCGCCGCAAGCGCAAGCGCAAAGGGGGCACGGAGGCCAGCAGCGACGACCGCAACGCAAAGAGCGCCTCCACCAAGTCGAAGTCGAAGAAGCGCGGCAAGCGCGGACCCGTCGTCAACGAGGAAGAGGTCGAATCAAACCTTCAGGAGACCCTCAACCAGATTCAGCAAGGTGCCAGCCGCGCGCGGCAGAAGCGCCGCCGCGAGCGCCGCGACCAGCGTGCCGCCGAGCGCGAGGCCGCAGAGGCACGCATGGAGGAGGAGCAGTCGCTGCTCCGTCTCATGGAGTTTATCTCCACGGGCGAACTCGCCGATCTGATGGGCGTGCCGGTCAACGAAGTCATCCAGAAAGGCTTCTCCAATGGCCTGATGATCTCGATCAACCAGCGCCTCGACGCTGACACGATCGTACTCCTCGCCGACGAGTTCGACATGGACGTCGAGTTCCTGTCCGACCTCGACGAGGTGGACGTAGACATCGAGGAGGACTCCGAGGAGGACCTGCTAGGCCGCTCCCCGGTCGTGACCATCATGGGCCACGTCGATCACGGCAAAACGTCCCTGCTCGACTACATCCGCAGCGCCAATGTCGTAGCGGGCGAGGCTGGTGGCATCACCCAGCACATCGGCGCCTACAAGGTAGATGTGGGCGAGGTAGGCGACGGGCGCGAAATCGCGTTCCTCGACACGCCGGGTCACGAAGCCTTTACCGCGATGCGCGCGCGCGGCGCGCAGGTGACGGACATCGTCATCCTGGTGGTCGCCGCCGACGACGAGGTGATGCCGCAGACCATCGAGGCCATCAGCCACGCTCGTGCTGCAGGCGTTCCCCTGGTTGTGGCGCTCAACAAGATCGATAAGCCCGACGCGAACCCCGACCGCATCCTCCAGCAGCTGTCCGACCAGAACGTGCTCGTAGAGCAGTACGGCGGCAGTGTGCAGTGCGAATACGTCTCGGCGATCACTGGCGAGGGCGTGGACACGCTTTTGGAGAGGGTGCTGATCGAGGCCGAACTGCTCGACCTGAAGGCGAACCCGGACCGCGAAGCTCTCGGCACCATCATCGAGTCGCGTCTCGATAAGGGCCGCGGCGTCGTCTCTACGGTGCTCGTCCAGAACGGGACGCTCCGCACGGGGGACGCCTACGTGGCGGGTACCAACTCGGGTCGCGTCCGCGCCATGTTCAATGAGCGCGATCAACGCGTCGAGATCGCGGGCCCCAGCACGCCGGTGCTCGTTCTCGGCTGGGACGGCCAGCCGGACGTGGGCGACCGATTCCTCGTTCGCGAGGACGAGCGCGAGGCACGCGACATCGCGTCGAAGCGCCAGCAGTTGCAGCGCGAGCAAGCCATGCACCAGTCGAAGCACGTCTCGCTGGCCGAACTGTCCCGCCGCATGGCGCTCGGGCAGCTCACCTCACTCAACCTCATCATCAAGGGTGATGTGGGCGGCTCCGTCGAGGCGCTTGCCGACTCGCTGATGAAGATCCAGAGCGACGAGGTTGTGGTGGATATCATCCACACCGGCGTCGGCGCAATCTCTGAGAGTGACGTGATGCTCGCCGCCGCCTCGGACGCGATCATCCTGGGCTTCCAGGTGCGCCCGATGGCGAATGCCCGGCTCGCTGCTGAGCGCGAGGAAATCGACATCCGTACCTACTCGGTCATCTACGACGCCATCCAGGACGTCCGCGACGCCCTCGAAGGCCTGCTGTCGCCTGAGGAGAAAGAGATTGTCCTCGGCTCGGTCGAAATCCGCGAGACATTCCGCATCCCCAAAGTGGGGACCATCGCCGGCTGTTATGTGCTCGACGGGAAAATTCGCCGTTCGGACCGTGTCCGTCTCGTCCGCGACGGCGTCGTGGTCTACACGGGCAACATCGGCTCGCTGAAGCGCTTCAAGGACGACGTCCGCGAGGTTGCGGCGGGCTACGAGTGCGGTCTCAACATCGACGGGTTCAACGACATCAAGGTGGGTGACCAGATCGAGGTGTTCGAAATCGTCGAGGAGAAGCGCCAACTCGCAGTCTAG
- the nusA gene encoding transcription termination factor NusA, translating into MQQSIVSSFAEIAREKDIDRDSLQLIVEDVFRAMIRKRYGADDPEAFEVIMNPDNGDIQIIHIREVVEDMDLVDPVTQIELSDALEIDEDYEVEEEVAQTIAIDDFGRRAVQTALQTFRQRIRDIERENVFKEYSQLVGEIVVGEIYQTRRREVLIIHNKVEIVLPRGEQIYHKDRYRKGDMLRAVVHEVREEGPGPQVVISRTAPVFIERLFELEVPEIYDGIVEIKKVVREPGDRAKVAVVSHDDRVDPVGACVGVKGSRIHAVVRELGGENIDVVPWTPDTIEFIKRSLAPANPIKVELKDDLDPPRARVTVAADEVSMAIGRGGQNIRLASRLVGYEIDVYRDIKEEEEDIDIEEFADVIPAEIIRRLHNIGCDSAKAVLELSASELARRAEIETVTAEKIMLIMRAEFDEEAAAALAKIAGGNSGDAFAEEREAAAQAEASKEEAAENTADETNGAPDGEAPTATPSADETTMPA; encoded by the coding sequence ATGCAGCAGAGCATCGTTTCAAGCTTCGCCGAGATCGCTCGCGAAAAAGACATCGACCGCGACTCGCTCCAACTCATCGTGGAGGACGTGTTCCGGGCGATGATCCGTAAACGCTACGGGGCCGATGACCCTGAAGCGTTTGAGGTCATCATGAACCCCGACAACGGCGATATCCAGATCATCCACATTCGCGAGGTGGTCGAGGACATGGACCTCGTGGACCCCGTGACGCAGATCGAGCTTTCCGATGCGCTCGAAATCGACGAGGACTACGAGGTGGAGGAGGAGGTGGCCCAGACCATCGCCATCGACGACTTTGGGCGCCGCGCGGTCCAGACCGCGCTCCAGACCTTTCGCCAGCGCATCCGCGACATCGAGCGCGAGAACGTCTTCAAGGAGTACAGCCAGCTCGTCGGCGAGATCGTCGTGGGTGAGATCTACCAGACGCGCCGCCGCGAGGTGCTGATCATCCACAACAAGGTGGAGATCGTGCTGCCCCGCGGTGAGCAGATCTACCACAAAGACCGCTACCGCAAGGGCGACATGCTCCGTGCGGTCGTGCATGAGGTGCGTGAGGAAGGCCCGGGCCCGCAGGTCGTCATCTCCCGCACAGCACCCGTCTTCATTGAGCGACTCTTTGAGTTGGAGGTGCCCGAGATCTACGACGGCATTGTCGAGATCAAGAAAGTGGTGCGCGAGCCTGGCGATCGGGCCAAGGTGGCCGTCGTCAGCCACGACGACCGCGTTGACCCCGTCGGCGCATGCGTCGGTGTGAAGGGTAGCCGTATCCACGCCGTCGTCCGCGAACTCGGCGGCGAGAACATCGATGTGGTACCGTGGACGCCGGACACCATCGAGTTTATAAAACGCTCGCTCGCCCCGGCGAATCCCATTAAAGTCGAGCTCAAAGACGATCTCGACCCACCACGCGCGCGCGTGACCGTAGCCGCCGACGAAGTTTCGATGGCCATCGGCCGTGGCGGACAGAACATCCGCCTCGCGAGCCGCCTCGTCGGCTACGAGATCGATGTCTACCGCGACATCAAAGAGGAAGAAGAGGACATCGACATTGAGGAGTTCGCCGATGTCATCCCTGCCGAAATCATTCGACGGTTGCACAACATCGGCTGCGACAGCGCCAAGGCTGTACTCGAACTCTCCGCATCCGAGCTCGCCCGTCGTGCCGAAATTGAGACCGTGACTGCCGAAAAGATCATGCTCATCATGAGGGCAGAGTTTGACGAAGAGGCAGCGGCAGCCCTGGCCAAGATTGCTGGTGGCAACTCCGGCGATGCGTTCGCTGAGGAACGAGAGGCTGCGGCTCAGGCCGAGGCATCAAAAGAAGAAGCGGCCGAGAACACCGCCGACGAAACCAACGGCGCGCCCGACGGTGAAGCACCTACGGCCACGCCCTCCGCTGACGAAACGACCATGCCGGCGTAA
- the rbfA gene encoding 30S ribosome-binding factor RbfA — MSIRTERVSKLIQKEVADLLNNDFHETSQSMLTITGARVTKDLGIVYLDVSVLGETETQRKVAFRRLEDITPQVRTALASRVRHQMRRVPELRFFLDERQQQAAHMNDLFEKIRAERVARGAEDETASDNDAEPTRGDY, encoded by the coding sequence ATGAGTATCCGAACCGAACGCGTCAGCAAACTCATCCAAAAAGAGGTCGCGGACCTACTCAACAACGACTTCCACGAGACCTCCCAGTCGATGCTCACCATCACTGGCGCACGGGTCACGAAGGACCTCGGCATAGTCTATCTCGACGTGAGCGTGCTCGGCGAGACGGAGACACAGCGCAAGGTGGCATTCCGTCGCCTCGAAGACATCACACCGCAGGTGCGAACGGCCCTCGCGAGCCGCGTGCGCCATCAGATGCGCCGAGTTCCTGAGCTGCGATTCTTCCTGGACGAGCGCCAGCAGCAAGCGGCACACATGAACGACCTCTTCGAGAAGATCCGAGCGGAGCGCGTAGCCCGCGGCGCCGAGGACGAGACGGCTTCGGACAACGACGCGGAGCCTACCCGCGGGGACTACTAG
- a CDS encoding histidine phosphatase family protein, with protein MKTLYLLRHGKSDWSADYTRDFDRPLAKRGRNAADRMGAFFVATLQPIDRAVSSPAVRARRTAERFLVASASSTSLLLDERLYHGDDEGLLEVAAEQPREVNALLLVGHEPTWSEATAYLIGGGDVRFPTAALARIDLHIDAWDDIDEDTGDLVWFVTPRLLKPLLRRS; from the coding sequence ATGAAGACACTCTACCTGCTTCGCCATGGTAAATCGGATTGGAGCGCAGACTATACGCGGGACTTCGACCGTCCTTTAGCCAAACGCGGGCGCAACGCGGCAGACCGCATGGGGGCGTTCTTCGTGGCCACGTTACAGCCTATCGACCGCGCGGTCTCGTCGCCTGCCGTGCGGGCACGACGCACCGCCGAGCGATTCCTTGTTGCCTCAGCGTCCAGCACCTCCCTCCTGTTAGACGAGCGCCTCTACCATGGGGACGATGAAGGTCTACTCGAGGTCGCAGCAGAGCAGCCACGCGAGGTTAATGCGTTGCTCCTCGTCGGCCATGAGCCCACCTGGTCGGAAGCCACAGCGTATCTAATCGGCGGTGGCGATGTGCGATTTCCGACGGCCGCGCTCGCTCGCATCGACCTGCACATCGACGCTTGGGACGACATCGACGAGGACACAGGCGACCTCGTCTGGTTTGTGACGCCTCGGCTCCTCAAACCTCTTCTGCGGCGGAGCTAG
- the scpB gene encoding SMC-Scp complex subunit ScpB, with the protein MEVTPSTPLQRTVEAIVFASDEPVSPEAIAGLHAQVYGEPVSPEEVDAAVAALNTQFQHAGRVFRIRSWAQGYRMATIQEVAPILHAHFQRTDTRRLSRSLMETLAIVAYRQPVTKPEIDHVRGVNSDYALRKLLDADFVTIVGRSDAVGRPLVYGTTDAFLERFGIHALDDLPKPREIEELLDDPAFNSERAALLSADGLLAGDAENRTPPADEATPIDPEPADA; encoded by the coding sequence ATGGAAGTCACTCCGAGTACGCCGCTCCAGCGCACGGTCGAGGCGATCGTCTTTGCCAGCGATGAGCCCGTTTCTCCCGAGGCCATAGCCGGGCTACACGCCCAGGTCTACGGCGAGCCTGTGTCGCCTGAGGAGGTGGACGCGGCGGTTGCTGCGCTGAACACACAGTTTCAGCACGCAGGCCGCGTTTTCCGGATTCGCTCGTGGGCTCAAGGCTACCGCATGGCTACGATCCAAGAAGTCGCGCCGATCCTGCATGCCCACTTTCAGCGGACGGACACCCGCCGTCTGAGTCGCTCGCTGATGGAGACGCTAGCCATCGTCGCCTATCGGCAGCCCGTCACGAAGCCCGAGATCGACCATGTGCGCGGTGTCAATTCGGACTACGCCTTGCGCAAGCTCCTCGACGCCGACTTCGTGACCATCGTGGGACGCTCGGACGCCGTGGGGCGGCCGCTTGTCTATGGCACTACGGATGCCTTCCTGGAACGCTTCGGCATCCACGCGTTAGACGATCTTCCCAAGCCGCGCGAGATCGAAGAACTCCTCGACGACCCTGCGTTTAACTCAGAGCGCGCCGCTCTCCTCTCGGCCGATGGGCTGCTAGCCGGAGACGCCGAGAACAGGACCCCACCCGCCGACGAGGCGACGCCCATCGACCCCGAACCCGCCGACGCCTGA
- a CDS encoding SdiA-regulated domain-containing protein, which produces MRTLLVLSLLVPALLRSASCDSATQLKTHAQLEPVAVISLPSELRELSGLTLLNDSTLGAIQDEEGILYDISLVTGRVTSRSRFHGAGDFEGIERAGATIYALQSDGDVFVLDEDRKDAQKFETPLNSDADTEGLAFDAASNSLFIACKEDPGDGLEDVRAVYAFDLSTNTLRPRPVLILLLDSDLGLRDFKPSALTYHSKTGWWLMTSSTTQQLAALDTTGQLVGAWELPASVLPQPEGLAVLPRGDLLIGSEGRPARIARFAFPLPSAP; this is translated from the coding sequence ATGCGCACCCTACTGGTCCTCTCCCTGCTAGTACCCGCTTTGCTGCGCTCAGCCAGCTGCGATTCGGCAACGCAGCTGAAAACGCACGCTCAACTAGAACCGGTCGCCGTCATTTCGCTTCCTTCGGAGCTGCGCGAACTTTCGGGGTTGACGCTGCTGAACGATTCGACGTTGGGTGCTATCCAGGACGAGGAGGGAATTCTCTACGATATCAGCCTAGTCACAGGCCGCGTCACGAGCCGGTCGCGCTTCCACGGCGCCGGGGACTTCGAAGGCATCGAACGAGCCGGGGCTACGATCTACGCGCTCCAAAGCGATGGCGACGTGTTCGTCCTGGACGAAGATCGCAAGGACGCTCAGAAGTTCGAGACGCCGCTCAACTCCGATGCGGACACCGAGGGCCTCGCGTTCGATGCGGCCTCGAACAGCCTCTTCATCGCTTGCAAAGAAGATCCAGGCGACGGACTCGAAGATGTTCGGGCGGTCTATGCCTTCGACCTGTCGACGAACACGCTGCGCCCACGGCCCGTCTTGATCCTCCTGCTCGATTCCGATCTCGGGTTGCGCGATTTCAAGCCCTCCGCGCTCACGTATCATTCCAAGACCGGCTGGTGGCTGATGACATCGTCCACGACCCAACAACTAGCGGCCCTTGACACCACTGGCCAACTGGTGGGGGCCTGGGAGCTTCCCGCCTCAGTCCTTCCCCAGCCCGAGGGCCTTGCCGTGCTACCACGTGGAGATCTGCTCATCGGGTCGGAAGGACGTCCGGCCCGTATTGCACGGTTCGCCTTTCCTCTCCCCTCTGCCCCTTGA
- a CDS encoding pseudouridine synthase, which translates to MQARRHRDPSSNETPPKGESGSRHERKDADGPVRLNKYIAQAGLCSRREADVWIAEGRVTIDGETVTTLGVKVTPDQDVRVDGRPIAPRKLAYVLLNKAKDTITTTDDEHDRRTVMDVLPADLHDLFPVGRLDRDTTGALLLTNDGDLAHRLMHPRYEIEKFYFVKTQESVKPHQLDQLRSGIDLDDGPARADMIAYPGDRHDEVALSLHEGRNRQVRRMFEALGHEVVALDRFRYAGLTLDALRRGRWRRLEPHEINALRRAVKLKAIVS; encoded by the coding sequence ATGCAGGCGAGGCGTCACCGGGACCCCTCGTCCAACGAAACGCCACCCAAGGGTGAATCTGGCAGCCGACACGAGCGGAAGGACGCAGACGGGCCCGTACGGCTCAATAAGTACATCGCCCAGGCTGGGCTGTGTTCGCGTCGTGAAGCCGATGTCTGGATCGCGGAGGGTCGTGTGACCATCGACGGCGAGACGGTGACCACCCTCGGCGTCAAGGTGACCCCGGACCAAGACGTGCGTGTGGATGGTCGTCCGATCGCGCCGAGGAAGCTCGCCTATGTGTTGCTCAACAAGGCAAAGGACACCATCACCACCACCGACGATGAACACGACCGCCGGACGGTGATGGATGTGCTCCCGGCTGACCTGCACGACCTGTTTCCCGTGGGTCGGCTCGACCGGGATACCACCGGCGCGCTCCTACTCACCAACGACGGCGATCTCGCGCACCGGCTCATGCACCCGCGCTACGAGATCGAGAAGTTCTATTTCGTCAAGACGCAGGAGTCGGTGAAGCCTCACCAACTCGATCAGCTTCGGAGCGGGATTGACTTGGACGATGGACCTGCGCGGGCAGACATGATCGCTTATCCGGGCGACCGCCACGACGAGGTCGCGCTCAGTTTGCACGAAGGCCGCAACCGCCAGGTCCGCCGGATGTTTGAAGCGCTCGGTCACGAAGTCGTTGCGCTCGATCGTTTCCGCTACGCAGGCTTGACCCTCGATGCCCTGCGGCGCGGCCGGTGGCGGCGGCTCGAACCGCATGAGATCAATGCGCTCCGGCGAGCCGTCAAGCTCAAAGCCATCGTCTCCTAG
- a CDS encoding NAD-dependent epimerase/dehydratase family protein has protein sequence MSFPFAGRSVLVTGGAGFIGSHVVDALIARGCDVHVVDDLSGGVRSNVPAAATFHHLDIQAEAVSELFARHRFAALFHLAAQMDVRKSVADPQFDANVNVLGLLNLMEAGRQHGLEKVVFASTGGAIYGEPDEVFNGAGPQPEEHPQRPLSPYGITKLVSEHYLRFYHNVHKIPYVALRFGNVYGPRQNPHGEAGVVAIFAQRMLRGEQPVINGPGTQTRDYVYVGDVVEAVMAGAAYDGADVFNVGTGIETDVNMLFRTINEHVGNATPEEHGAAKAGEQQRSVLDISKPQAVLGWSPKVDVTEGLARTVAWFRERHEAVAA, from the coding sequence ATGTCTTTTCCCTTTGCTGGCCGTTCCGTCCTCGTCACAGGTGGAGCGGGTTTTATCGGCTCCCATGTGGTCGACGCCCTGATCGCTCGTGGTTGTGACGTCCACGTCGTGGACGATCTGTCCGGCGGCGTGCGCTCGAATGTCCCCGCGGCTGCCACGTTTCATCACCTAGACATCCAAGCCGAAGCGGTGTCTGAGCTCTTTGCGCGGCACCGTTTCGCAGCCTTGTTCCACCTTGCGGCACAGATGGACGTGCGCAAGTCGGTCGCCGACCCGCAGTTCGACGCGAACGTCAACGTGCTCGGTCTGCTCAACCTCATGGAAGCAGGACGGCAGCATGGGCTGGAGAAAGTCGTCTTTGCCTCGACCGGGGGGGCGATCTACGGCGAACCAGACGAGGTGTTCAACGGGGCCGGGCCGCAGCCAGAAGAGCACCCCCAGCGGCCACTGTCGCCATACGGGATTACGAAGCTCGTCTCCGAACACTACCTCAGGTTCTACCACAACGTGCACAAGATTCCGTACGTGGCCCTGCGCTTCGGCAATGTCTATGGGCCTCGGCAGAATCCGCACGGGGAAGCCGGCGTGGTCGCCATCTTCGCGCAGCGGATGCTCCGTGGCGAACAGCCGGTCATCAACGGGCCGGGCACGCAGACGCGCGACTATGTCTACGTCGGCGATGTCGTCGAGGCCGTGATGGCCGGAGCCGCCTACGACGGAGCGGATGTGTTCAACGTCGGCACGGGCATCGAGACGGACGTCAACATGCTCTTCCGCACGATCAACGAGCACGTGGGGAACGCCACGCCGGAAGAGCACGGTGCCGCCAAGGCAGGCGAGCAACAGCGCAGCGTCCTCGATATCTCCAAGCCTCAGGCCGTGCTCGGCTGGTCCCCAAAGGTGGATGTGACGGAAGGGCTGGCGCGCACGGTGGCCTGGTTCCGGGAGCGACACGAGGCCGTTGCCGCGTAG
- a CDS encoding Pycsar system effector family protein, whose product MAATSDSADPQKHDASTDPATSSNTAKKASKKKRKKLGSRKRGISDMFRSLYRVQMDLSALADTKANIMISINGIIVSILLASISPGIDKNTFLLYPTIALLVGCVISLVFAILAARPRLNTETITMEDVRANRKNLLFFGNFTGLSRAEFENGLTDLMQDGELLYVNMIRDIYGIGQVLEKKFKLLRWSYTLFMLGLIIGVSLFILAYLTVEPIVAPATPGLILPDSLLLR is encoded by the coding sequence ATGGCTGCCACCTCCGACTCCGCCGATCCACAAAAACACGACGCTAGCACGGACCCCGCTACGTCGTCGAATACGGCCAAGAAGGCTAGCAAGAAAAAGCGCAAGAAGCTCGGGTCGCGCAAGCGCGGCATCTCGGACATGTTCCGCTCGCTCTACCGCGTACAGATGGACTTGTCCGCCCTCGCCGATACGAAAGCCAACATCATGATTTCGATCAACGGAATCATCGTATCGATCCTCCTAGCCTCGATTTCGCCTGGCATCGATAAGAACACCTTCCTCCTCTATCCAACGATCGCGCTCTTGGTCGGGTGCGTAATCTCGCTCGTGTTTGCGATCCTTGCTGCCCGTCCGCGCTTGAACACGGAGACAATCACAATGGAGGATGTGCGCGCCAACCGCAAGAACCTCCTCTTCTTCGGCAACTTTACAGGCCTGTCCCGCGCGGAATTTGAGAATGGCTTGACCGACTTGATGCAGGACGGAGAACTGCTCTACGTGAACATGATTCGCGATATCTATGGCATCGGACAGGTCTTGGAGAAGAAGTTTAAGCTGCTACGGTGGTCCTACACCCTGTTCATGCTCGGGCTCATCATCGGCGTTTCGCTCTTCATCCTCGCATACCTGACGGTGGAACCCATCGTGGCGCCTGCCACCCCGGGACTGATCTTGCCCGACTCGCTCTTGCTTCGCTAA
- a CDS encoding segregation/condensation protein A, translated as MYRVRLDQFEGPLDLLLFFIRRDELDVFDIPIAQITDEYLSYVSVLEQVDLDAAADFIYMASLLISIKAKMLLPRPELDEDGQEIDPRQELVERLLAYMRYKEAAIHLETLQEVRSRQYVRTVAEGDRFETEDVHYRVSLFDLVRVLKDVLAQTPEPDRHEVERYEFSIEEQRAHLLGAVAQGLRSFRQIVRSGPPAAAATKAFVIVTFLALLDLVQQQRLRVHLGVSPEDFGVELVPEGQNGAPLSVRSDFDA; from the coding sequence ATGTACCGTGTCCGTCTCGACCAATTCGAGGGGCCGCTCGACCTCTTGCTCTTCTTCATCCGGCGCGACGAACTCGACGTGTTCGACATTCCGATCGCGCAGATCACGGACGAGTATCTGTCGTACGTGTCGGTGCTAGAACAGGTTGATCTAGACGCCGCCGCCGACTTCATCTACATGGCGTCGCTCCTGATCAGCATCAAAGCGAAGATGCTGCTTCCGCGGCCCGAGCTTGACGAGGACGGACAGGAGATCGACCCACGCCAAGAGTTGGTGGAGCGACTCCTCGCGTACATGCGCTACAAGGAAGCCGCGATCCACCTTGAAACGCTCCAGGAGGTGCGCAGCCGTCAATACGTCCGGACTGTTGCCGAGGGCGATCGCTTCGAGACGGAGGACGTGCACTACCGGGTGTCGCTCTTCGACTTGGTTCGGGTGCTCAAAGACGTGCTCGCGCAAACCCCGGAGCCAGACAGACACGAGGTCGAGCGCTATGAGTTTTCGATCGAGGAGCAGCGCGCACACCTACTCGGCGCAGTCGCGCAGGGGCTGCGGTCCTTTCGTCAGATCGTGCGTAGCGGACCGCCGGCCGCCGCAGCCACGAAAGCGTTTGTCATCGTCACCTTCCTCGCTCTGCTCGACCTCGTGCAACAGCAGCGGCTCCGTGTGCACCTCGGCGTCTCGCCGGAGGACTTCGGCGTCGAACTCGTGCCTGAGGGCCAAAACGGTGCACCGTTGTCTGTGCGGTCCGATTTCGACGCGTAG